The following nucleotide sequence is from Nitrospira sp..
CGGGCTCCTCCCGCGTCGCCTGACCCTCTCCGGCCGGATTTTCGACCGCTTCCTCCCTGCGAAACAGCCGCAAATCCCCCGCTTTCGAGGACTATCGAGTCATTTCGCGTTTTTCATATTCTGCCGGGGCTCGTGGCTGGAGGGTTTCATGGACCAACAGAGCCGTCCCCGATTTATCGTCGAATGCACCGGGTCTCGTGCGGAGAACGGTCTCCTGGTCTGGAACGGTCGGATGCTCGACCTCTCCATTCCAGGGTGGTCGCCGAATGGCCTCAAGGGACTTCAGGCCGGCGATCTGCTTCAATTGCATCTGCATATTCCGGGGGAATCCAAGCCCCTGTCCGTGCGGCTCGCCACGATCCGTTGGGCCCATGAGTCCCGAGTGGGCGTCGACCCGATTTTGATGGACGCCGACGACCAGCTTCGATTGAATGCCTTCACCGATGCGCAGGGCATGTGCTCTCCCTCCACTCAGGACCGAAGCGAACAGATCATTATCTTCGACGGCGGGTAACCGTCCCGCATCCCATCACCCGCCGGTCGGCTGCACGTTGCTTGACATCCCCACGCCAGATAGTGTCTCTTACCCTTAAGGACCTTATTACAATCCGGCCTTTCGCCACTTCGGTTCGTTCACGTCATACAACGGGTCATGCGGGCGAAGGCGTAAGAAAGTGGACGCATGACACCTGGCTCTGACCTGCCCGATGATGCTCACACCACTCCGCTGACGCCTGAAACCGAGGCGCAGGTCGAGCAATTCGACCGTACCGACATCCTAGTCGGGATTCCCAGCTTCAACAACGTCGAAACCATCGGCCACGTGGTCCGCGCGGTCAGCGCCGGGTTGGCGAAATACTTTCCCCAGGCTCGAGCGGTGTTGGTCAACTCCGACGGCGGGTCGACGGACGGAACGCAGCAGGTCGTGGCCCAAGCGGTCGTGGATCTCAAGACCCTCTTCATCGGGGATCAACAGAGCTCGCTCCATAAAATCATCACGCCGTACCATGGTATTCCCGGCAAGGGGAGCGCCTTTCGCACGATTTTCGAGATTGCGCGCCGCTTGAAGGCGAAGGCCTGTGCCGTGGTGGATTCGGATTTGCGAAGCATCACACCCGAGTGGATCGAACTATTGGTGAGCCCGGTGTTCGAACAGGGGTTCGATTATGTGGCCCCCTATTACCTGCGGCACAAGTATGACGGCACGATCACGAACAGCATCGTCTATCCCTTGACGCGGACGCTCTACGGGCATCGCATCAGGCAACCGATCGGCGGCGACTTCGGTTTTTCAGGCCATTTGGCGCAACATTATCTGGATAAACATGTCTGGGAATCCGAAGTGGCCAAGTTCGGCATCGATATCTGGATGACTACGGAAGCGATCGCCAGTGGGGCTCGGGTGTGTCAAAGTTTTCTCGGGGCGAAGATCCACAACCCCAAAGACCCGGCAGCGGACTTGTCGGCCATGTTGGTGCAGGTTCTTGGCGCGGTCTTCGCCTTGATGGAAGATCACTACGGCGTCTGGGCGAAGACGGACGGGTCGAACGTCGTGCCGCTGTTCGGGTTTCAATATGAGGTCGGTGTGGAGCCGGTCAACGTCAACGTGGACCGAATGATCAGTACATTCCGGCAGGGATTGAGCGACCTCGGCACAATCTGGGATCAAATTTTAGCCCCGGGGACCAGGCAGAGCCTGAAACCGTTGGGCGCCTGCGCCCTGCAGGATTTTCGCATCGCCGACAGCCTGTGGGCGCGAGTGGTCTATGATGCGGCGGTGGCCTACCGCAATCGAGTCTTACCGCGCGACCACGTCTTGAAGGCATTTACTCCCTTGTACCTGGGCCGCACCGCGTCGTTCGTGTTGGATACGCAGGGGCTGACCTCCAGCGAGGCGGAGGGGCGGATCGAAACTCTCTGCCAAGCGTTCGAAAAGGACAAGTCCTACCTGGTGGCGCGATGGAATGAACCCCCTGCGGGGTGAGGTGCTCGATTCCAGCCATCTGAAGGCAGGCTGCTGCGGGAGCCGGAGGAGGGAACCATGAAGGAGTTTTTTGAAAAGGGACTATTGGACCCGTTGGAGCTGATGGCCAGGCAGGTGCTGGCCGTGTTGCCCAGCGTGTTGGCCATGTCCATCATCTTTTCCGCCGGGTTGGTCGTGGCCTGGACCGCCAGTCAAGCGCTGGAGCGATTGCTGCGGGTCGTCGGTCTTGACCGGCTCTTTGACCGGTTGGGAGTGACCGGCGCGCTGTTGCGCGG
It contains:
- a CDS encoding glycosyltransferase; its protein translation is MTPGSDLPDDAHTTPLTPETEAQVEQFDRTDILVGIPSFNNVETIGHVVRAVSAGLAKYFPQARAVLVNSDGGSTDGTQQVVAQAVVDLKTLFIGDQQSSLHKIITPYHGIPGKGSAFRTIFEIARRLKAKACAVVDSDLRSITPEWIELLVSPVFEQGFDYVAPYYLRHKYDGTITNSIVYPLTRTLYGHRIRQPIGGDFGFSGHLAQHYLDKHVWESEVAKFGIDIWMTTEAIASGARVCQSFLGAKIHNPKDPAADLSAMLVQVLGAVFALMEDHYGVWAKTDGSNVVPLFGFQYEVGVEPVNVNVDRMISTFRQGLSDLGTIWDQILAPGTRQSLKPLGACALQDFRIADSLWARVVYDAAVAYRNRVLPRDHVLKAFTPLYLGRTASFVLDTQGLTSSEAEGRIETLCQAFEKDKSYLVARWNEPPAG